The genomic segment CACCACGTCGGCTCCCAGCTTCAGGCACGCATCCAGACCGGCTTGGAACGCATAGGCCAGTCCCTTGTTGTTGGTCAGTTTCACAACGTGGTCCACACCGAGTTCCCTAGCCACCGCAACGGTGCGGTCGGTGGAGCCATCGTCGACGATCAGCCACTCCACCACGTCAAAGCCCTCAACCTCTCGCGGCAACGCCGCCAGGGATACGGGCAGTTGATCCTCTTCGTTGAGACACGGAATCTGGATGATCAGTTTCACGGCGCTCGAACGGTAGCGCCCCGTGGTCCCCATAACGCTCACCCGCCGACCTCAGCCACCCCGAAGGGAAACATTGATGATCAATACCGCCAGCGCCCCGGCCAGGCCAAGCAGAACGATCTGCAACCAGATCCTTGTCTTGCGGTGCGCAACGGGCTCCACCAGACCCAGCAGCATCCCCGGCAGCAGCACGAGCGCGTAGCGAGGAGTCGGCCCACCGCCGATGCTCCATTCGAAGAAGAACATCGCGGTGTAGACCGGTCCGGCCAACACCACGGCAAGGAAACTCAGCCAGCCCGCCAACGCCACCACCGAAGACCGGGCGGCGTTGAGAACGGCCCGCAAGTCCGCCGCCACCACGGTGTAAACCACCAGCATGCCGAACGCACTCACGAATGACGTCCGCAGCGGTGTGGGACCGGAGTAGGCGATGACGAGACCCACGAGTTGTGCAATGACGGTCTCCCCCGGGAACTGACTTACCTCTTTGAACGACAGCAGTGTGTGGAGGACCACGGCTGGGTCCACCGTGGCCCGCGCCTCCACTATCGCCCCCCAGACGAGATAGGCCACCGCCGACACCGCCACCGGAAGGAGCCAGAGATCATCGCGCACGGGACGCCACGACGGACGACGACGACGCAACAGCGCCACCAGCGCCATCGTTGCGATGGCCACGAGAACCTGGGGCTTGGTCCACACCGCCACGGCCCCCAGCAGCGACCACCCCAGGAGCCCACCCCAGGTAACGGCTCGTCGTGCGGCGAGCAGGAAATGGATCGTCACCGCGCCGAGCAGGAGAACGGCGGCGTCGTTGGTAACCGTCGCCGAGTGGTACACCACGGCAGGACCCAGCAGGGCTATCGCCAGGATCGTGGCCGCCCCCGCCGGCCGAACCCGAAGTCGAGCCAGTGCCAGCCAGAGGACCAGGAGTCCGCTCAGGAGCCACGCCGCCCCGGTGAGGCGAGCCGTGAGGACCAGGTCATCGCTGGGGCCGAGCGCCACGAGGCGGCGCAGGGCAGCCGTGACGAAGTAGTACACCGGAGGCTGCTGCGCCTCGTACTGGTAGCCCTTGGCCCCTAGTCGGCCGAGCCGTTGGTCACCGCTGGAGCAATCGGGGAGCCGAACCCCCACCACGCCCCGACACAGGGAAGGACCCACCACCTCCGGCTGGATCAAATCTCCCATGCGGGGCACCTCGCCCTGCTCAGCCCGAAAGACATAATCCACATGAACGCTTTCGTCGTACACGGAGAGATCGGGAAAACGCACCGCCACCGATGTCACCAAGATCAGTGTTCCCACCACCAGGAACAAGGCGGTGAGAGCGCTTGAGCGGCCCTGTGCGAGCAAGCCCCGCACAGCCTCGCCCAGGCCGACGGCTTCCTCCCCGTTGGGTTCAGAAATCACTTCCGCCGTCAGCACCTCCCCACCTTTACAGATCAGCGCCACCCACCCCGACAAGCGATAGGATTGGCTTGTGACGGCCACTGAGGTGCCCACCGGCAACACCTACGACAAGTACGCTTCCACCCGCCGGATTGAGCAAAAGCTCATGACGGGTTTCTTCGAGCGTCTCGATGCGGCCCTCCCCACGGCCCCTGTTCGTTCGATCCTCGAAGTGGGGGTGGGAGAGGCCACCGTGGCCACGTGGGTACAGGCCCGGTACCCCCGCGCGCGTCTGGTGGGGATTGATCTCCCCGACCCTGCGTTGGCTCTCCACTGGGCCCACTGCGGCGTGAGTGGTGTGTTCGCCGACATCCATCGGCTCCCGTTTCCCGACGCTAGTTTCGACCTGGTACTGGGGATCGAGGTGCTTGAGCACGTGGCCGATCCAATGGCGGCGCTGCGCGAACTGTCCCGTCTCGCCACCGGCCACCTCGTGGTCTCGGTGCCCCGCGAACCGATCTGGCGTCTGGCCAACCTCGCCCGGGGCAAGTACATCGGGGCGCTCGGCAACACTCCCGGGCATATCAATCACTGGAGTAGGCGCAGCTTTGTCGAGTTGATCGGACAACACTTCAACGTGGAGTCGGTGACGACGCCCTTTCCGTGGACGATGGTCAGCGCCGCCACTCGGACGTAACCGATCACCAGCCACGGGTTGGCTAGTCCCGATCCCGGCCGATCCAGATCCAAGCGCACCGCTGGCGGCCTCACCCCTCCACCATCGGCGGGTGATTACCGCCGTGCCATCAGCGCTGGTTGCGGCGAATTCGGCTAAGCCCGCGCTCCGCCAGGAGGCGCGGACCACCGGCTTGGAGATAGGCCCAGGCCACCTGCACATCTCGAACACGGCCCCGTCGAACCGGGGCGGCGGCCGCGTGAGGATCGAGGTCGGTGCAGGCGACGTCCGCCGCCCGACGGGGGGCCCGGCAGAACTCCACCAGGGGCTCCAGACAGGCCGACCAGGTGAACGCCGGAGTCAGGCGACCGATGTTGGCTCGGCAGGTAGCCGCCAGGGCGGGATCGGTGAGCAACCGCTCCAGACCCTCCTCCACCGCCTCTACATCCCCGGCCGGCACCACCACGCCTAGTCCCTCGCGACGGATCACCTCCGCGAACGAGTCGCCATCGGTGGCCAAGATCGGCAGTCCCGCCCAGAGGTAGTCGAGGATGCGGGTGCGGAACGAGAACTCCGTCTCGATGTGATCGAGGTGCGTGCTCACGCCGAGATCGGCATCGAGCAGAAAGTTCTGGCGCTCCTCGAAGACCACCCAGTCCTCGTTGAAAAAGACGTGGGTGTTGACCAATCCCAACTCGGTGGCCAGACGCCGCGTCTCCACCGCCATCCGCATCTCGGGAATGTCGGGATTCGGGTGGCGGAGGCCAAGAAAAAACAGCCGGATCTCCGGGATACGGGTCCGCAGGCGGTCGACCGCTCGGATGAGGGTGAGCGGATCGAACCAGTTGTACACCCCGCCGCCCCAGAGGATGACCTTGTCGTCGACACCAATCCCGGGGACCACCCCCTTGATGGCGGAGCGGCTCGCCACCGGCGGTTCGCTGTCAACACCGAAGGGCACGACGGCGAGGAGGTTGTAGAGCGATTCGTCGCCATCGTAGGTAACCGGATTGATGCGAACGAGAGCCGCCAGTTGGCCGAGCCATAGATCGCGCTGTTTGGTACTCGCACACAACACAAAGTCGGCCCGCCCGAGTTGCTCGTTGATCACATGAGTGGCGTTGCGCACCGCATCGAAGCGGCCGTGTTCACCCTCGGCGTCGTGTCCCTGCTCGAGTTGCTCCAGGTGCATCGGGTCATAGACGTCGGCAATGAGGACCTTGTCGGAATAGAGGAGAAAGCCCCGACCTGCCAGCACCCAACCCTGGAACACGAAGACATCGCACCACCGCTCTAGATCGCGCAACCCTTTCTCGGCCACCGCCCGCACCTCGAAGTTCTCGCCGCCGAGGTCGCAGCCACCCGTGGTCGCGAGCACCACCTCGTGCTCGGCGGCCAGACGACGAGCGATCTGCAGGGCGCGAATACCCGGTCCGGCCATCCGCGCCGACAGCGTGTCGGCGGTAACCACTGCGATGCGTCGCCGGATACCGGCCCGCTCCGGGGCGCCAAGAAGAGCCAGAACCTCCGCCACCGGGGCCGCCTGTGGGTCCGTCGCCGCCCAGGCGGTAACCGCCCGATGGGCCAAGGGGAGCAATTCCCCGTCACCCCGTCGACGCCCGGGCTGGAGTAACGGTCGTCGTACCATGCCGGTCCGGTGGGCCTCGCCGTAGTGCGAGTCGGTCCACCCGGCTGCTTCGAGGCTGGCATCGTCGAGCACCGAGGCCAGTACCAGCGCGACCCCCGCCCGCAGTTGATCGGGGTCGCCCAGCGATGCCGGAGCGTGGGGAGGCGGACCCATGCCGCGCACGCGGTACCCACCCAGCCACATGCGCCACCCCAGATCGAACCCTTCCATCACGCTCGGTACACGCACGTCGAATCCACCCAGGCCGTGGAAGGCCCGGTGACGGATCACGCAGGCCGACAGCGGCACAAACAGTTCGAACGCACCCACTGGCCCTCCGGTGGCCGACCAGCCCACCAGAGCGGTGGAGGCGTCACCCCGCAGTTGCTCGATAGCCCCGGCCACAAAGTGATCCGGCACCTCCACCCCCGCCTGCACGAACACCAGATAGTCGTTCGAATCCACCGTGGCCGCCGCATTGCGGGCATTGACCGTAGCGGCGACGTTCCCATTGACCTCGATCTTGGCGTTGGGCACCTGGACTCTTCGCAGGGCATCAGCGGTGGTCCGAGCGGCCGCGGCATCCTCGGGTCCGGCCATCACCAACACCAGCACCCGGGCCGGCCGCGGCACCACGATGCTCATCGGAGTGGAGTTCGAAGGTCGGTTCCGCCGAGCACCCATCGCCCATGCATCGTGATCAGCCCGCTCCACCCGTCGCTTTGCGCACCGCCGTCCACATCGAAGCGCCGTTCCCGATGTCGCTCATCGTAGGTATGCAGCGCGGCAGAGTCGGTGATAGCACCGGACAGATCGTAGGTGCCCGGGAGAAGGGGGAGGCGATCCACCACCAGGTCCACGAACCCCGAACCCGATACTCCGGTAGGCACAATCGTCGCATCCCGAGTGTGCGGATTGGTCACCACGGCACCCTCCAACGTGTGGATAGCCAGGGAGAAGACCGGGTTGGGGACCGCAGCGGCCGCGGTGTAGTGACACCGAAACGTCACCGTGTCACCGGTGCGAATCACGTCGGTGGCACTCCCATCGGGTCCGAGGACCTCCAGCGCATCAATGGTGATCTCCCCGGACCCGGATCGACTGGCCGTAGCGTGGGTTTCGGTCGCCTCACGCTCCTCTCGCACCTCCGTGAGGTACTGCTCAATCACGCTCCCTGCGTTGCCGGTGGCCCGCAGGACACCGTCATCGAGCCAGGCCACTTCGTCGCAGATGGCCTGAACCGAGCCGAGCGAGTGCGACACCACCACAATGGTACGGCCCTCCGCTCGGAGATCAGCAAAGCGTTCGTTACAACGCCGCTGGAACTGCTCATCTCCTACCGCCAACACCTCGTCGACCAAGAGGATGTCGGGGTCCACGTTGATGGCCACCGAAAACCCCAAACGCACATACATACCCGAGGAATAGTTCTTCACCGGGGTATCGATGAAGCGCTCCAACCCGGCGAAGGCCACGATGTCGTCGAAGCGGATATTCAGATCCGCTTTGGACATGCCCAGAATCGAACCGTTCAGATACACATTCTCCCGACCGGACAGTTCCGGGTGAAACCCAGCGCCGAGTTCGAGTAGCGCCGAAACCTTGCCGTTCGTGCGGCAACTTCCCTCGTCGGGTTCCAAGATGCGGGCCAAGCACTTGAGCAAGGTGCTCTTCCCGGAGCCGTTGGTACCAATAAACCCGTAGGTGACGCCCTCGGCTATCTCCAGGGACACGTCTCGTAGCGCCCAGAAATCCTCGTAGCGCGCCCTGCCGCCTCGCATCACGGTGGCTTTCAAACTCTGGTTGCGGTCGTGGTAGAGCCGGAAGCGCTTCGAAAGCTGCTCCACCGAGATGGCGGGTACCGTCACAGTTCCTCCGCCAGGCGGCCCTGCAGCCGGTTGAAGGACACCCATCCGATCACCAGGGCCACCACCGCACAGAGCACCACGTAGCCAACATCAGCGATGGCGGGAGCCCGGAGCGAGTAGTAGAGATCTCGGTAGATCTCCGAGAATCTGGTCATGGGGTTGAGGCGATAGATACCCAGCAGGGTGGGGCGATCGGAGAGGGCGCTGTTTACCACCGACACCGGATACACGATGGGAGTGGCGTAGAACCAAAACTGAAGCCCGATACCGATGAGGTACTCGAGGTCGCGGAAGTACACGTTCCACACCGACAGGGCGAGCGCCACCCCAAGCACGAACACCCCCTGAATCATCGCCACGCCCAGCATCGGCACCATCCAGGGCACCACCATGTTGCCGGCGATGAGCAAGGCGACGCTGAGTACGCCGAGTTCGATGAGGAAAGACACTCCGAAACCAGCCACGGTGGAGGCCACCAGGAGTTGCCGGGGAAACCACACCTTTTTCACGAGGCTGGCATTGGCGAGAAGGGACCCCATCCCCCCGGTGATGCCGTTGGCCAGAAACGTCCAGGGCAGCAACCCACACAGGAGGAAGAAAGCGAACACGTGGAGCCCACTGGGGTCGCCCGTCGGTGGTTCGACCTTCAGGAAGAAGCCGAAAACGAGTGTGAAGATACCCATCTGCGCGAGCGGATTGAGCATCGACCAGCCCCAGCCCAAGGCCGACCGTTTGTACTTTCCCCGCAGTTCCCGCAGCGTCAGGTTTACGAAGAGCTCTCGGTGGCGATGCAGTTCGCGAAGGGTAGTCATGGCGGGGGAAGGCCAGGGGTCGAATGACGACCCGGCGTGGCCCACTACGTTACCTCTCTGATGCGCATCACCGTGGTCTCTGCTCATTACCCTCCCAATTTCCGTAGCGGCGGCACCCTGCAACCCCAACGCCTGGCCCGTGGCCTCCTCGCGGGCGGCCATGACGTGCGTGTCTTCGCTGGCTACCTCGACAGCCAACGCGCACCGCTGGAGGAATGGGACGACATCGACGAGGTGGGCCTCCCGGTGCATTGGGTGGTGTCCACACCCTGGATGGGGTGGGCAGATCCCCTGAACTACGACAATCCGGCCGTGGCCGAGCGCTTCGCCCGGCACCTGCGCGAACATCCCGCCGAGGTGGTGCACCTGCACGCCCTGCAGACCCTCGGGGCTGGGCTGGTGGGGGTGGCCAAGGCTTCGGGCGCCATCACCGTGGTGACAATGCACGACTTCTGGTGGGTGTGCGCCCGGCAGTTCCTCGTGGACCGCAACGATCGCCCCTGCTCGCTCGTCGTGGACGCGGGGGCGTGCGCCTGTGAGGCCGGTCGGGAGCACCTCGAAGCGCGGGCGGCCCGATTGGCCGAACTGCTGGCCCCGGCCGACCTGGTCCTGGCACCGTCCCGCTCGGCGGCGGCGGTACTAGAGGCCAATG from the Acidimicrobiia bacterium genome contains:
- a CDS encoding class I SAM-dependent methyltransferase, with translation MTGFFERLDAALPTAPVRSILEVGVGEATVATWVQARYPRARLVGIDLPDPALALHWAHCGVSGVFADIHRLPFPDASFDLVLGIEVLEHVADPMAALRELSRLATGHLVVSVPREPIWRLANLARGKYIGALGNTPGHINHWSRRSFVELIGQHFNVESVTTPFPWTMVSAATRT
- a CDS encoding glycosyltransferase, with translation MSIVVPRPARVLVLVMAGPEDAAAARTTADALRRVQVPNAKIEVNGNVAATVNARNAAATVDSNDYLVFVQAGVEVPDHFVAGAIEQLRGDASTALVGWSATGGPVGAFELFVPLSACVIRHRAFHGLGGFDVRVPSVMEGFDLGWRMWLGGYRVRGMGPPPHAPASLGDPDQLRAGVALVLASVLDDASLEAAGWTDSHYGEAHRTGMVRRPLLQPGRRRGDGELLPLAHRAVTAWAATDPQAAPVAEVLALLGAPERAGIRRRIAVVTADTLSARMAGPGIRALQIARRLAAEHEVVLATTGGCDLGGENFEVRAVAEKGLRDLERWCDVFVFQGWVLAGRGFLLYSDKVLIADVYDPMHLEQLEQGHDAEGEHGRFDAVRNATHVINEQLGRADFVLCASTKQRDLWLGQLAALVRINPVTYDGDESLYNLLAVVPFGVDSEPPVASRSAIKGVVPGIGVDDKVILWGGGVYNWFDPLTLIRAVDRLRTRIPEIRLFFLGLRHPNPDIPEMRMAVETRRLATELGLVNTHVFFNEDWVVFEERQNFLLDADLGVSTHLDHIETEFSFRTRILDYLWAGLPILATDGDSFAEVIRREGLGVVVPAGDVEAVEEGLERLLTDPALAATCRANIGRLTPAFTWSACLEPLVEFCRAPRRAADVACTDLDPHAAAAPVRRGRVRDVQVAWAYLQAGGPRLLAERGLSRIRRNQR
- a CDS encoding ABC transporter ATP-binding protein, encoding MGVLQPAAGPPGGGTVTVPAISVEQLSKRFRLYHDRNQSLKATVMRGGRARYEDFWALRDVSLEIAEGVTYGFIGTNGSGKSTLLKCLARILEPDEGSCRTNGKVSALLELGAGFHPELSGRENVYLNGSILGMSKADLNIRFDDIVAFAGLERFIDTPVKNYSSGMYVRLGFSVAINVDPDILLVDEVLAVGDEQFQRRCNERFADLRAEGRTIVVVSHSLGSVQAICDEVAWLDDGVLRATGNAGSVIEQYLTEVREEREATETHATASRSGSGEITIDALEVLGPDGSATDVIRTGDTVTFRCHYTAAAAVPNPVFSLAIHTLEGAVVTNPHTRDATIVPTGVSGSGFVDLVVDRLPLLPGTYDLSGAITDSAALHTYDERHRERRFDVDGGAQSDGWSGLITMHGRWVLGGTDLRTPLR
- a CDS encoding ABC transporter permease codes for the protein MTTLRELHRHRELFVNLTLRELRGKYKRSALGWGWSMLNPLAQMGIFTLVFGFFLKVEPPTGDPSGLHVFAFFLLCGLLPWTFLANGITGGMGSLLANASLVKKVWFPRQLLVASTVAGFGVSFLIELGVLSVALLIAGNMVVPWMVPMLGVAMIQGVFVLGVALALSVWNVYFRDLEYLIGIGLQFWFYATPIVYPVSVVNSALSDRPTLLGIYRLNPMTRFSEIYRDLYYSLRAPAIADVGYVVLCAVVALVIGWVSFNRLQGRLAEEL